One genomic segment of Oncorhynchus gorbuscha isolate QuinsamMale2020 ecotype Even-year unplaced genomic scaffold, OgorEven_v1.0 Un_scaffold_1010, whole genome shotgun sequence includes these proteins:
- the LOC124020983 gene encoding interferon-induced protein 44-like, with amino-acid sequence MGLFKSKPSPPTPPPSPAFSNEWRRTPWGQKEEMLQKLKDYVPGNPQVKTIRILLHGPAGAGKSSFINSINNIFQDKCMNIALADNSFAGASFTKKYETHKIVKEKPGTYYPFLFYDVMGLENGINKGVDEADIIKALKGHVKEGYTFNPASPLEEGNEYYVKAPTPSDTVHCLVSAIPADKLPMMNANKNDETNYIFKKMRAIRLAASYMGIPQMVILTKVDLACPLVREDLKKVYRSKYIKEKMEQCSNGLGVPVNCILPVKNYHEEIDLDDDMDVLLLRALRQMVDFAEGFKLSQAD; translated from the exons ATGGGGTTGTTTAAATCCAAACCTAGCCCTCCaactccacctccatcaccag CTTTTAGCAACGAATGGAGACGCACACCTTGGGG TCAGAAAGAGGAAATGCTTCAGAAACTGAAAGACTATGTGCCTGGAAACCCTCAGgtgaagactatcagaatcctccTCCATGGACCAGCTGGAGCTGGCAAGTCCAGCTTCATCAACTCCATCAACAATATCTTTCAGGACAAATGTATGAACATTGCCTTAGCTGATAATTCCTTTGCAGGTGCAAGCTTCACAAAAAAG TATGAAACCCACAAAATTGTGAAAGAAAAACCTGGAACCTACTACCCCTTCCTCTTCTATGATGTCATGGGGCTGGAGAATGGTATTAACAAAGGAGTTGATGAGGCGGACATTATCAAGGCCCTGAAAGGGCATGTAAAAGAGGGTTACACG TTTAATCCTGCATCACCTTTAGAAGAGGGGAATGAGTACTATGTCAAGGCCCCCACTCCATCTGACACAGTTCACTGCCTAGTTAGTGCAATACCAGCTGATAAACTACCTATGATGAATGCCAACAAGAATGACGAGACAAATTATATCTTCAAGAAGATGAGAGCCATCAGACTAGCTGCAAGTTACATGG GGATTCCCCAAATGGTTATTCTCACCAAAGTGGATTTAGCCTGTCCATTGGTGAGGGAAGACCTGAAAAAGGTCTATCGGAGCAAGTATATAAAGGAGAAG ATGGAgcagtgtagtaatggactgggggTACCAGTGAACTGCATCCTGCCTGTGAAGAACTACCACGAGGAAATCGACTTGGATGATGACATGGATGTGCTGCTATTGAGAGCACTGAGGCAGATGGTGGACTTTGCAGAGGGCTTCAAGCTATCACAAGCTGACTGA